TTTTGATAACAATGATGTCGATCCAGAATTTCCAGGAGAAATTAAAGATATTATCTTGAAAATGACTGAATTAGATCCAAGTAAGCGTTTTTCTAATTTAGAAGAAGCATTAGAAATCATCGAAACATATAGTCGTTTTCAAGACACCATTAAAACTATAAGACTAGTTAAAGAAAGCTTTATTAGATGTCTGAGAAATAAGAAGTTAAAAAAAAATAATAATGACTCTAGTAAAAGTAATGACGATCCTAGCGCCAATAAGGGTGAAACAAGCTTTTTTGAAAGTTTTTACGACAAATTCAGATCCGATCCTCGAGTGGATGAAAAATTTCAGCATTTTAATAATTTGGGTGAAAAATTTCGAGAAAAGCATTATAAAATAGTAGAAAGAACTATATTAGTATTATTATGGTACTATGAAGAGGAGAAAATTTTTAACTCTGAAAATATATTTCCAATCGATGAAAAAATGAATTTTTTAGAATCTATTGTAGAAGCTCACAATAATATTAATGTTTCCAAAGAATTATTTGATTCTTTTAAAAATGCTCTAATAGAGAACGTAACTGAATATGACGATAAATGCACTGAAGAAATTCATAAAGACTTAATCAGTAATGCGTGGAAAAAAGTTCTAGAGCCTGGATTTGAATACATAAAATCGAAATTTAAATAACAATAGATAACTTCATATTTACAAATCTATGCGGAAAGTTGCGATCGCTTTTCAATATGCATTAACAGGATGTTTTGTCAATTTTTTATCTGGAAACTGTGTATTGGCTCAGATTAATCCAGATGATACTTTAGGGACAGAAGGTTCATCACTCGTGCGAAATATTGAAATTAGACAAGGTGTGAGAGGCGATCGCATACAGGGTGGAGCAACACGAGGGAGCAATCTTTTTCATAGTTTTCGAGAATTTAATATTAACGAAGGGCAAAGAGTTTATTTCAACAATCCCGCCGGAATTACAAACATCATTAGCCGAGTCACGGGAACTAACCCCTCAAATCTTTTAGGAACATTAGGTGTCAATGGCAATGCCAATTTATTTTTCATCAATCCCAACGGCATTATTTTTGGTCAAAATGCCAGATTGGATATCAGAGGATCGTTTATTGCAAGTACCGCTCGTAGTCTGAACTTTGCCGATAATACGCAATTTAGTGCAACACCTTCCCAAGACTCTTCCTTACTAACCATCAGCGTTCCAATTGGTTTGCAATTTACAAGTAATTCCCAAGGAATTATAGTTCGGGGGAATGGTCGGGGTTTAAGAAGACAGGAAAATCCCGTAATTGATACAAATAATGCTTTACGCGTACAGCCCAACCAAACCCTGGCTTTCGTGGGTGGAGATATCACCTTTGAAGGTGGAACATTGAAAACTGCAGGCGGACGAATTGAGTTAGGTAGCGTTGCGGGCGCTGGTTATGTCAGTTTAACTGCTGTGGAGAAAGGTTTTTCTCTAGGTTACGAAGGTATTACTAATTTTGGAGATATTCAACTGTCTAAAGCGACAGCAGTGGATGCGAGTGGCGAGGGTGGTGGTGAAATTCAAATCAGAGGTAAACGAGTGATACTTCAAGATGGTTCCCAAATTGAAGCGACTCGCTTAGAAAAGGGTTTTGGCGGAAAGTTGATAGTCACTGCTTCCGATGTGGTGGAACTGAGCGGGACAACTGCAGACAATCTTGGAGATAACCGACGATTTCCCAGTTCCCTATCTGTTGACAACCGAGAAGTAGGGGACATTCCTGGAGAACTGACAATAAACACCAGACAACTGATTGTTCGACCAGGAGGACGAATATCAGCGAGCAACGCGGGTCAAGGACGGGGAGGAAATATCACTGTCAATGCCTCTGATTCTGTGGAATTGATTGGGATTTTCAACGCCATGGGAGGGCTGCGTTCTAGTGGATTATCCGTACAAACAACAAATTCTGGAGACGCGGGAAAGTTAGTTATCAATACCAAGAGTTTGACGATTCGGGATGGAGCGGAACTTTCAGCCTCGACCTTTGGTGCGGGGAATGGCGGGAGTGTAGAAATCAATGCTCTAGATTCAATAGAATTATTTAATACAAACGGTCAAATTCGCAGTCGAATAGTCGCTGAAGTTGGCAGAGATTTGAGAGAAGTGAACCGACAGGGCGAATCAGCACCCGCTACAGGGCGTGGCGGAAATCTCACAATTAGAACAGGAAACTTGACTGTGAGAGATGGTGCAGCAATTACTGTAAGCAGTAGAAGTGAAGACAATACCGCTCGAGGTGCAGGTGCTTTAGAAGTGACAGCACAGTTTGTTCGTGTGGACAACTTTGGACAAATTACTGCAACGACTGCTTCAGGTCAAGGAGGTAACATTATACTACGATTGCAAGATCTCTTGCTTTTACGCCGAAACAGTCAAATATCCACCACGGCGGGTTCAGCACAAGCTGGTGGTGATGGTGGTAACATTACTATCGAAACTCTATTCATTGTTGCTGCCCTAAATGAGAATAGTGACATTACCGCTAATGCTTTTATTGGCAGCGGTGGAAAAGTTCAAATTACAGCCCAAGTTATTTTTGGACTACAGCCACTCAGCCGACAAGAATTGCAGACGTTATTAAATGCTGAGCGATCGCGAGACTTGGACTCCAGTAGACTATCTAGTAATGACATTACAGCGATTTCTCAAGAAAACCCTTCCTTTAGCGGTCAAGTTATTACCAACACACCTGATACAGATCCAACACAAGCCTTAGTTCAACTACCAGTAGAGATCGTTGATGTGACAGGATTAATTAACCAGAATCTTTGTGTTGCAGCTAATCAAGGTAGTGAATTTACTGTAACGGGTCGTGGAGGTTTGCCTCCCTCTCCTTATGAAGCCCTCAATCCGGATG
This genomic interval from Scytonema hofmannii PCC 7110 contains the following:
- a CDS encoding filamentous hemagglutinin N-terminal domain-containing protein; protein product: MRKVAIAFQYALTGCFVNFLSGNCVLAQINPDDTLGTEGSSLVRNIEIRQGVRGDRIQGGATRGSNLFHSFREFNINEGQRVYFNNPAGITNIISRVTGTNPSNLLGTLGVNGNANLFFINPNGIIFGQNARLDIRGSFIASTARSLNFADNTQFSATPSQDSSLLTISVPIGLQFTSNSQGIIVRGNGRGLRRQENPVIDTNNALRVQPNQTLAFVGGDITFEGGTLKTAGGRIELGSVAGAGYVSLTAVEKGFSLGYEGITNFGDIQLSKATAVDASGEGGGEIQIRGKRVILQDGSQIEATRLEKGFGGKLIVTASDVVELSGTTADNLGDNRRFPSSLSVDNREVGDIPGELTINTRQLIVRPGGRISASNAGQGRGGNITVNASDSVELIGIFNAMGGLRSSGLSVQTTNSGDAGKLVINTKSLTIRDGAELSASTFGAGNGGSVEINALDSIELFNTNGQIRSRIVAEVGRDLREVNRQGESAPATGRGGNLTIRTGNLTVRDGAAITVSSRSEDNTARGAGALEVTAQFVRVDNFGQITATTASGQGGNIILRLQDLLLLRRNSQISTTAGSAQAGGDGGNITIETLFIVAALNENSDITANAFIGSGGKVQITAQVIFGLQPLSRQELQTLLNAERSRDLDSSRLSSNDITAISQENPSFSGQVITNTPDTDPTQALVQLPVEIVDVTGLINQNLCVAANQGSEFTVTGRGGLPPSPYEALNPDASWEDWRMVQQQALSDKTGSARNDGQEGKESTNIVEAQGWVRSANGTVILTAEPTVVTPQGTWLSPLDCLRLRANL